A window from Streptomonospora salina encodes these proteins:
- a CDS encoding fatty acyl-AMP ligase — protein sequence MAEELTFSALLQDRLAVFGDSGRFVFAGRDRGGGDDTVLDYAALDRKARAVALLLLERRLTGRSVLLSYPGAQDFLPAFIGCLFAGAVAVPTPLPDRSPDSLDRIARIAADAPDLGAVLTDDANAGFFGSWIRDGRLPRGVECLATDTAAESVPPAAELAEVGPDDVALLQYTSGSTSEPKGVRITQANLLHNHRDIVRHTGVGPESTGVGWLPYYHDMGLIGLLLTPFQHGFPCVVLDPMAFLKRPRRWLELITRHRATHTVAPNFGYELCLRRVGERDLDGLDLSSWRVALNGAEFVRAEVVDGFTERFGRVGFAPATFTPCYGMAETTLLVTCASPHREPTVVDADADALERDEFRPAPGSGGARRLVGCGAADSLDVRVVDADSGDPRSDGAVGEIWVRGPSVADGYSGRPSSTAETFHAYTGAGEGPFLRTGDLGFQRGGELFVTGRAKEVVVLNGRNLYPQDLEADVRRVLPDRACGTSAVFGTGPFGDDVVVVQEVRATALGETSLDEASRRIRSALAAAHRLTPARVVLVPFSQVPRTTSGKVRRGAARSLHDSGALSVLHAWSQGTSEPAARAGAVEA from the coding sequence GTGGCTGAAGAGCTGACTTTCTCGGCACTGCTGCAGGACCGCCTGGCGGTCTTCGGCGACTCGGGGCGGTTCGTATTCGCCGGGCGCGACCGCGGCGGTGGCGACGACACGGTCCTCGACTACGCCGCGCTGGACCGCAAGGCGCGCGCGGTCGCACTCCTGCTGCTGGAGCGCCGGCTCACCGGCAGGTCGGTCCTGCTCAGTTACCCGGGGGCGCAGGACTTCCTCCCCGCCTTCATCGGCTGCCTCTTCGCCGGTGCCGTGGCGGTCCCCACCCCCCTTCCGGACCGCTCTCCCGACAGTCTCGACCGCATCGCCCGGATCGCGGCCGATGCCCCCGACCTGGGTGCGGTGCTCACCGACGACGCCAACGCCGGCTTCTTCGGTTCCTGGATCCGGGACGGCCGCCTTCCCCGGGGAGTGGAATGCCTGGCCACCGACACCGCCGCCGAAAGCGTCCCCCCGGCTGCAGAACTCGCCGAGGTGGGACCCGACGACGTGGCCCTGCTGCAGTACACCTCGGGTTCGACCAGCGAACCCAAAGGCGTGCGCATCACCCAGGCCAACCTGCTCCACAACCATCGCGACATCGTCCGGCACACCGGAGTCGGTCCCGAATCGACAGGCGTGGGGTGGCTGCCCTATTACCACGACATGGGGCTGATCGGGCTGCTGCTGACCCCCTTCCAGCACGGATTCCCCTGTGTGGTGCTGGACCCGATGGCCTTTCTCAAACGCCCCCGCCGGTGGCTGGAGCTGATCACCCGCCACCGCGCCACCCATACAGTGGCGCCCAACTTCGGCTACGAACTGTGCCTGCGGCGCGTCGGCGAGCGGGACCTCGACGGTTTGGACCTCTCCAGTTGGCGCGTCGCGCTCAACGGCGCCGAGTTCGTGCGGGCCGAGGTCGTCGACGGCTTCACCGAGCGCTTCGGCCGCGTGGGTTTCGCCCCCGCGACCTTCACCCCCTGCTACGGCATGGCCGAGACGACCCTGCTGGTCACCTGCGCCTCGCCGCACCGCGAACCCACCGTCGTCGACGCCGACGCCGACGCCCTGGAACGCGACGAGTTCCGGCCGGCGCCCGGGTCCGGCGGGGCCCGCAGGCTCGTCGGCTGCGGCGCAGCCGATTCCCTGGACGTGCGCGTGGTCGACGCTGACTCCGGCGACCCCCGGTCCGACGGCGCCGTCGGCGAGATCTGGGTGCGCGGCCCTAGCGTCGCGGACGGCTACAGCGGCCGTCCCAGCTCCACCGCCGAGACCTTCCACGCCTACACCGGTGCGGGGGAGGGCCCCTTCCTTCGTACCGGCGACCTGGGATTCCAGCGCGGCGGCGAACTGTTCGTCACCGGACGTGCGAAGGAGGTCGTGGTCCTCAACGGGCGCAACCTCTACCCCCAGGACCTGGAGGCCGACGTCCGCCGGGTGCTGCCCGACCGGGCCTGCGGAACCTCCGCAGTCTTCGGCACCGGCCCCTTCGGCGACGATGTCGTCGTGGTACAGGAGGTGCGGGCCACCGCACTGGGGGAGACGTCCCTCGACGAGGCGTCGCGCCGCATCCGCTCGGCTCTGGCCGCCGCCCACCGCTTGACCCCGGCCCGGGTCGTGCTCGTCCCCTTCTCCCAGGTTCCGCGTACGACCAGTGGCAAAGTGCGCCGCGGCGCCGCGCGCTCTCTGCACGACAGCGGGGCGCTGAGCGTGCTGCACGCCTGGTCGCAGGGGACCTCCGAGCCCGCGGCCCGCGCCGGTGCAGTGGAGGCCTGA
- a CDS encoding DedA family protein, whose product MDVAGTINPLSGFNDFVLGLDMAYGYLCVGLMTLSESAVLVGFVLPGEVSVVLGGVLVQLGSGSLPLMVAVAFAGSFTGDTIGFAIGRAVGPRVLRTRFARRRAERIEAAQEFIDRKGVWAIFLLRWTAFFRSAVPMVAGMSRMSPARFLLANAAGALVWAAALATAGYLSGLSYAHVTEWIMLVPLAIVAAVIALVCLRLRAAGARRRARTPASTRKPT is encoded by the coding sequence ATGGACGTCGCTGGGACGATAAATCCGCTGTCTGGTTTCAACGACTTCGTGCTGGGGCTGGACATGGCCTACGGCTACCTGTGCGTGGGACTCATGACCTTGTCGGAGTCAGCGGTTCTGGTCGGGTTCGTACTTCCGGGGGAAGTCTCGGTCGTGCTCGGCGGGGTTCTCGTCCAGCTCGGATCGGGCAGCCTTCCGCTGATGGTCGCGGTCGCGTTCGCCGGATCGTTCACCGGTGACACGATCGGCTTCGCCATCGGCCGCGCCGTGGGTCCGAGAGTACTGCGTACACGATTCGCCCGGCGCCGCGCGGAACGCATCGAGGCGGCACAGGAATTCATAGACAGAAAAGGCGTATGGGCGATCTTCCTGCTGCGCTGGACGGCGTTCTTCCGTTCGGCGGTTCCGATGGTCGCGGGAATGTCGCGGATGAGTCCGGCGCGCTTCCTTCTCGCCAACGCCGCGGGCGCGCTCGTGTGGGCGGCCGCCCTGGCCACGGCCGGTTATCTGTCCGGCCTGTCCTACGCCCATGTCACCGAGTGGATCATGCTCGTCCCGCTGGCGATCGTGGCCGCGGTGATCGCGCTCGTGTGCCTGCGGTTGCGCGCAGCCGGCGCCCGGCGCCGCGCGCGAACGCCTGCGTCCACCCGGAAACCGACCTGA
- a CDS encoding sulfotransferase family protein, which produces MPDTTLVLGTGRCGSTMLSRIMVRHPEVLSLSELFRSLAPDIFPEDTLTGAEFWELLSTPRPKPNVLVRNGIPSPEFSYPLGTGAFTADTGIPAISFITLPHLGGDPDRTYEQVRELTCAWPRRSAAGHYRALFAALAHRWRRTAVFERSGASFMFAGDLVAAFPDARFIHLYRDGVDCALSMSRHPSFRLVFRTLQMQGVLGHDPYDEPAPGDSARLPESLRRYLPAEFDARALMEEPIPPTVFAAAWSSMVENAVPHLRGLAADRLLHVRYEDVLNDPDTELARIAGFTGIGADPRWLEGATALIRRRESGAETLDRAERDELERACEPGRRALEQIGFAPDGGTDRTGGDSVPAPPSSEVRPS; this is translated from the coding sequence GTGCCGGATACGACTCTCGTCTTGGGAACCGGACGCTGCGGCTCCACGATGCTTTCGCGCATCATGGTCCGCCACCCCGAGGTCCTCAGCCTCAGCGAGCTGTTCCGCTCGTTGGCACCCGACATCTTCCCGGAAGACACTCTGACCGGCGCCGAATTCTGGGAGCTGTTGAGTACGCCGCGCCCCAAGCCCAACGTCCTGGTACGCAACGGCATCCCGTCGCCGGAGTTCAGCTATCCTCTCGGCACCGGCGCCTTCACCGCCGATACGGGAATCCCGGCGATCTCTTTCATCACGCTGCCCCATCTCGGCGGCGACCCCGACCGGACGTACGAGCAGGTGCGCGAGCTCACCTGCGCCTGGCCGCGGCGCTCGGCCGCCGGGCACTACCGCGCCCTGTTCGCCGCGCTGGCGCACCGGTGGCGGCGCACCGCGGTCTTCGAGCGGTCGGGGGCGTCGTTCATGTTCGCCGGCGACCTGGTCGCGGCTTTCCCCGACGCCCGGTTCATCCACCTCTACCGCGACGGTGTGGACTGCGCGCTGTCGATGAGCCGCCACCCCTCCTTCCGGCTCGTGTTCCGGACCCTTCAGATGCAGGGCGTCCTCGGGCACGATCCCTACGACGAGCCCGCGCCCGGCGACTCCGCGCGACTTCCGGAATCGCTGCGCCGCTACCTGCCCGCGGAGTTCGACGCCCGGGCGCTGATGGAGGAGCCCATCCCTCCCACGGTCTTCGCCGCCGCGTGGTCGTCGATGGTCGAGAACGCGGTCCCGCACCTGCGCGGGCTTGCCGCCGACCGGCTGCTGCACGTTCGCTACGAGGACGTGCTGAACGATCCCGACACCGAACTGGCGCGCATCGCCGGGTTCACCGGGATCGGCGCCGACCCGCGATGGCTGGAGGGCGCGACCGCTCTCATCCGGCGCCGCGAGTCCGGCGCCGAAACGCTGGACCGGGCCGAACGCGACGAGCTGGAGCGCGCCTGCGAGCCCGGGCGCCGCGCCCTGGAGCAGATCGGGTTCGCCCCCGACGGCGGCACCGACCGCACCGGCGGGGATTCGGTACCCGCCCCGCCCTCCTCGGAGGTGCGGCCGAGCTGA
- a CDS encoding SCO family protein: MSEQHSGVLRSRLLAAGAAAAAAVALAGCGGTGEAQEPGQRGPFLEVAETAMPAPSYEFSTTEGDPWSFGDVAQEKLTLLYFGYTSCPDVCPTTMADVAAALEGMGPAADGFDVVMVSTDPDRDTPEQLRGWLDSFDPGFTGVRGPIDDVVDAAEAYGIPVDKPEKTEGDYLVSHGQRVAVLDGAGSAVGFFDEGTAPDDMGGVLSDLAQERL; this comes from the coding sequence ATGAGTGAGCAGCACAGCGGAGTCCTGCGCAGCAGGCTTCTGGCGGCGGGGGCCGCGGCTGCGGCCGCGGTCGCACTGGCGGGCTGCGGCGGCACCGGCGAGGCCCAGGAGCCCGGCCAGCGGGGGCCCTTCCTGGAGGTCGCGGAGACCGCTATGCCCGCGCCGTCCTACGAGTTCTCCACCACGGAGGGCGATCCGTGGTCCTTCGGCGATGTGGCCCAGGAAAAACTGACGCTGCTGTACTTCGGTTACACGAGCTGCCCCGACGTGTGCCCCACCACCATGGCCGACGTGGCCGCCGCTCTGGAGGGCATGGGCCCGGCCGCCGACGGCTTCGACGTGGTCATGGTCAGCACCGACCCCGACCGCGACACCCCCGAGCAGCTGCGCGGCTGGCTCGATTCGTTCGACCCCGGGTTCACCGGCGTGCGCGGACCGATCGACGACGTGGTCGATGCGGCCGAGGCCTACGGAATCCCGGTCGACAAGCCCGAGAAGACCGAGGGCGACTACCTCGTCAGCCACGGACAGCGGGTGGCCGTCCTCGACGGCGCGGGATCGGCCGTCGGGTTCTTCGACGAGGGGACCGCGCCGGACGACATGGGCGGGGTCCTCTCCGACCTGGCCCAGGAGCGGTTGTGA
- a CDS encoding copper chaperone PCu(A)C, whose amino-acid sequence MSASAAGRRLTAFAAAALAAGALAGCGSGAGSGAAAAPDATAESAGPDKGGASSGPISVTGAWVPEPARADVAAAYMALGNDGEQDDALVSASSSAAPETEIHTTETADSGAQVMTGAEEVPVPAGGTTHLESGGYHLMLMDLAETPAVGDTVELTLEFDGGTEVEVQAPVLERGRTG is encoded by the coding sequence GTGAGCGCGTCGGCGGCCGGGCGCCGCCTGACCGCGTTCGCCGCCGCCGCGCTGGCCGCCGGCGCCCTGGCCGGGTGCGGCTCCGGAGCCGGCTCCGGAGCCGCGGCCGCGCCCGACGCCACCGCCGAAAGCGCGGGCCCCGACAAGGGCGGCGCCTCCAGCGGCCCCATCAGCGTCACCGGCGCCTGGGTGCCCGAACCGGCCCGAGCCGACGTGGCCGCGGCCTACATGGCGCTGGGCAACGACGGCGAGCAGGACGACGCTCTGGTCTCGGCCTCCAGCAGCGCCGCGCCCGAAACCGAGATCCACACCACCGAGACCGCCGATAGCGGTGCGCAGGTGATGACCGGCGCCGAGGAGGTCCCCGTGCCCGCCGGCGGCACGACGCACCTGGAGTCGGGCGGCTACCACCTGATGCTCATGGACCTGGCCGAAACTCCGGCCGTGGGCGACACGGTAGAGCTGACTCTGGAATTCGACGGCGGAACCGAGGTCGAGGTCCAGGCACCCGTCCTGGAGCGCGGCCGCACCGGCTGA
- a CDS encoding Dyp-type peroxidase has protein sequence MTESTSGSHGGPEQERPAGGVSRRGLLARVGAAALIGAGTGLGAGEALSPGADPAGGDAAPPRLRMAGSRARRGGLGRLQPGITGTPPAFAHVLALDLADGGGPDRARERAAAVLKAWSAAADRLHEEGPAAVADGAASADLRPASLAVTVGVGASLLAAAGREDARPDAMADLPEFASDALQEQWCGGDLLVQVGAEDPVVAAAAVQHLLARAREHTRVRWSVRGFRRTAAAAEDPAATPRNLMGQIDGTNNPAQGSSLLERTVQVQPGAGPDPMAGGSYVVVRRIRMLLEDWFATGVDHREQVIGRELATGAPLGQRGADAEVDLTAENADGSPAIGGHAHIRAASPQNNLGARMLRRGYSFDEGWRADGTRDAGLLFMAWQADPARGFVPVQQNLADSGDALNEYTRHEGSALFAVPPAPSGGGYIGRELLEG, from the coding sequence ATGACCGAAAGCACGTCCGGTTCCCACGGCGGACCGGAGCAGGAGCGGCCCGCCGGCGGCGTGTCGCGCCGCGGGCTGCTGGCGCGGGTGGGCGCCGCCGCCCTCATCGGCGCGGGTACCGGCCTGGGAGCGGGCGAGGCGCTGTCGCCGGGTGCGGACCCCGCCGGCGGCGACGCCGCGCCGCCGCGTCTGCGGATGGCCGGATCGCGTGCGCGGCGGGGCGGCCTCGGACGGCTGCAGCCCGGCATCACCGGAACGCCGCCCGCCTTCGCCCACGTCCTCGCGCTCGACCTCGCCGACGGCGGCGGGCCCGACCGCGCCCGCGAACGGGCCGCAGCCGTGCTGAAGGCGTGGTCGGCGGCAGCCGACCGGCTGCACGAGGAGGGGCCCGCCGCGGTCGCAGACGGCGCGGCCTCGGCCGATCTGCGGCCCGCGTCCCTGGCGGTCACCGTCGGCGTCGGCGCCTCGCTGCTGGCGGCGGCCGGCCGGGAGGACGCGCGCCCCGACGCCATGGCCGACCTTCCGGAGTTCGCCTCCGACGCGCTGCAGGAGCAGTGGTGCGGCGGCGACCTGCTGGTGCAGGTCGGCGCCGAGGACCCCGTGGTCGCCGCCGCGGCCGTGCAGCACCTGCTCGCCCGTGCGCGCGAGCACACGCGTGTGCGGTGGTCGGTGCGGGGGTTCAGGCGCACGGCGGCCGCGGCCGAGGACCCCGCGGCCACGCCGCGCAACCTGATGGGCCAGATCGACGGTACGAACAACCCGGCGCAGGGCTCGTCGCTGCTGGAACGGACCGTGCAGGTGCAGCCGGGCGCCGGGCCGGACCCGATGGCGGGCGGCAGCTACGTGGTCGTGCGCCGCATCCGGATGCTGCTGGAGGACTGGTTCGCCACCGGTGTGGACCACCGCGAGCAGGTGATCGGCCGCGAGCTGGCCACCGGCGCCCCGCTGGGGCAGCGGGGCGCCGACGCCGAGGTCGACCTCACCGCCGAGAACGCCGACGGCAGCCCGGCCATCGGCGGCCACGCCCACATCCGTGCGGCGAGCCCGCAGAACAACCTCGGCGCCCGCATGCTGCGCCGCGGCTACAGCTTCGACGAGGGCTGGCGCGCCGACGGCACCCGCGACGCGGGCCTGCTGTTCATGGCCTGGCAGGCCGACCCGGCCCGGGGGTTCGTACCGGTGCAGCAGAACCTGGCCGACTCCGGCGACGCGCTCAACGAGTACACCCGCCACGAGGGCAGTGCCCTGTTCGCGGTGCCGCCGGCTCCGTCCGGCGGCGGCTACATCGGCCGGGAACTGCTGGAGGGGTGA
- a CDS encoding helix-turn-helix transcriptional regulator, with the protein MHNRIAVLRAERGVSRRQLAEALGVHYQTVGYLERGEYNPSLHLALRIAKYFGVPAEVVFSTEPFPRIGG; encoded by the coding sequence ATCCACAACCGCATTGCCGTGCTGCGCGCCGAACGCGGGGTCTCCCGCCGCCAGCTCGCCGAGGCGCTGGGGGTGCACTACCAGACCGTGGGCTACCTGGAGCGCGGCGAGTACAATCCCAGCCTGCATCTGGCTCTGCGCATCGCGAAGTACTTCGGCGTCCCCGCCGAGGTCGTCTTCTCCACCGAGCCCTTCCCCCGCATCGGCGGCTGA
- a CDS encoding ABC transporter permease has product MNPPALTAVRAGLSRGWIEFRQSVTTRDDLVSHGGLALVFTVVALFMRSQNVDGTGVPIASMWMAGMMGLVVATQGLMGVAQTLTAEREDGTLLRAKAIPDGTVGYLVGKAVHITLVTASLVAVLLVVALLLMDGFRVGGPAAWATLAWVLILGLMAMAPLGAIAGSLISNPRVVMTVLMVPFMAMMGVSGVFYQVSGFPEWLQWIAQATPLYWIALGMRSAFLPDSMLAVEIAQSWRLDQAALVLGAWAVVGFLAAVPVLRRMARRESGSRVEAGRRRAMQRG; this is encoded by the coding sequence ATGAATCCCCCCGCCCTGACCGCCGTCCGCGCCGGGCTCTCCCGCGGGTGGATCGAGTTCCGGCAGTCGGTGACCACCCGCGACGACCTGGTCAGCCACGGCGGCCTGGCCCTCGTCTTCACGGTCGTCGCGCTCTTCATGCGCAGTCAGAACGTGGACGGCACCGGCGTGCCCATCGCCAGCATGTGGATGGCGGGCATGATGGGCCTCGTGGTGGCCACCCAAGGGCTCATGGGGGTGGCGCAGACGCTGACCGCCGAGCGCGAGGACGGAACCCTGCTGCGGGCCAAAGCGATCCCCGACGGGACGGTCGGCTACCTCGTGGGCAAGGCCGTGCACATCACCCTCGTCACGGCCTCCCTCGTCGCGGTGCTGCTCGTCGTCGCCCTGCTGCTCATGGACGGCTTCCGCGTGGGCGGACCGGCCGCGTGGGCGACCCTCGCCTGGGTCCTGATCCTGGGGCTGATGGCGATGGCGCCGCTCGGGGCGATCGCCGGATCCCTCATCTCCAATCCGCGCGTGGTCATGACCGTGCTCATGGTGCCGTTCATGGCCATGATGGGCGTATCGGGCGTCTTCTACCAGGTCAGCGGATTCCCGGAGTGGCTGCAATGGATCGCTCAGGCCACGCCGCTGTACTGGATCGCGCTGGGAATGCGCTCGGCGTTCCTCCCCGACTCCATGCTGGCCGTGGAGATCGCCCAGTCCTGGCGTCTGGACCAGGCCGCGCTGGTCCTGGGCGCGTGGGCGGTCGTCGGCTTCCTGGCGGCCGTGCCCGTCCTGCGCCGCATGGCCCGGCGCGAATCCGGATCCCGTGTCGAGGCCGGACGCCGGAGGGCGATGCAGCGTGGCTGA
- a CDS encoding ABC transporter ATP-binding protein, producing the protein MSLVEEGAHAPAAPGGAGGPGAAVEVSGLRMRYGSTDVLRGIDLHAQPGEVVVLLGPNGAGKTTTVEILEGFRARSAGDVSVLGADPATGDERWRARLGVVMQSWRDHGRWRVGQLLSHLARYYTPYAEPGLPEPRPVADLLETVGLTGYAHRRINTLSGGQRRRLDVAIGIVGRPEVLFLDEPTAGFDPEARRDFHDLVHALADENTTILLTTHDLDEAEKLADRILILAGGRVTAQGTAAELADRVPADAEVKWARHGQRFVHSTPDATAFLRELLEEAGDEVTDLEVRRATLEDAYMSLVRRHEAGGTHDAAAAFTEEVR; encoded by the coding sequence ATGTCCTTGGTGGAGGAGGGCGCCCACGCGCCCGCCGCACCGGGCGGCGCCGGCGGGCCCGGCGCCGCCGTCGAGGTCTCCGGGCTGCGCATGCGCTACGGCAGCACCGACGTGCTCCGCGGAATCGACCTGCACGCCCAACCCGGGGAGGTCGTCGTGCTGCTGGGGCCCAACGGCGCCGGCAAGACCACCACGGTGGAGATCCTCGAAGGGTTCCGGGCGCGCTCGGCCGGCGACGTCAGCGTCCTGGGCGCCGACCCCGCCACGGGAGACGAGCGCTGGCGCGCACGCCTGGGCGTGGTCATGCAGTCCTGGCGCGACCACGGCCGCTGGCGCGTGGGCCAACTGCTGTCCCACCTCGCCCGCTACTACACCCCCTACGCCGAACCGGGGCTGCCCGAACCGCGGCCCGTCGCCGACCTGCTGGAGACCGTCGGGCTGACCGGTTACGCCCACCGCAGGATCAACACCCTCTCCGGCGGCCAGCGCCGCCGCCTCGACGTCGCCATCGGTATCGTCGGCCGGCCCGAGGTGCTGTTCCTGGACGAGCCCACGGCCGGCTTCGACCCCGAGGCGCGCCGCGACTTCCACGACCTCGTCCACGCCCTGGCCGACGAGAACACCACGATCCTGCTGACCACCCACGACCTGGACGAAGCCGAAAAGCTCGCCGACCGCATCCTCATCCTCGCCGGCGGCCGGGTCACGGCCCAAGGCACCGCCGCGGAACTCGCCGACCGCGTGCCCGCCGACGCCGAGGTCAAATGGGCCCGCCACGGCCAGCGGTTCGTGCACTCCACCCCCGACGCCACCGCGTTCCTGCGGGAACTCCTGGAGGAGGCCGGCGACGAGGTCACCGACCTGGAAGTGCGCCGCGCCACCCTGGAAGACGCGTACATGAGCCTGGTGCGGCGCCACGAGGCCGGCGGCACGCACGACGCCGCGGCCGCCTTCACCGAGGAGGTCCGATGA
- a CDS encoding cytochrome P450: MDFAALDAVQRDPYPHYARARRQLGLTFATELDAWLVTRYADVREALARPEDFSSAGALRPDAVPGPRARAELAAGIGAGGVALSSDGAAHRRYREPHTRGLSAARFASVQDAISERTARIVDGLAAEDGADLVERLARRLPGEVIGHVLGLDPQDVPAAVRGGYLATELAFRPLEEDDQAAAAREIAQQQHRMDDYVRSRRAEPRDDLVTGFVHALAPGEGGLTREQRGECVSSLQNLLLAGHLTTSALMASTLLHLLRHREQWEALCAHPELIPDAVEECARFDAPIQGFRRRAVRDTALGGTALPEGAVVFVSFGAANRDPARFSRPDRLDVTRRPQGHVGFGHGVHACPGARLARAQLTTVLDELTRRLPNARLDPGSRIRMLPTMIHRSPERLDVRWQRRRPGLP, translated from the coding sequence ATGGACTTCGCCGCGCTCGACGCCGTGCAGCGCGACCCCTACCCCCACTACGCGCGGGCCCGCCGGCAGCTGGGCCTGACGTTCGCCACCGAACTGGACGCGTGGCTGGTGACCCGCTACGCCGACGTGCGCGAGGCGCTGGCCCGCCCCGAGGACTTCTCCTCCGCAGGCGCGCTGCGGCCCGACGCCGTCCCCGGGCCCCGCGCCCGGGCGGAGCTGGCCGCGGGCATCGGCGCCGGCGGAGTCGCCCTCTCCTCCGACGGTGCAGCCCATCGCCGCTACCGCGAGCCGCACACGCGCGGCCTGTCGGCGGCCCGGTTCGCGTCGGTGCAGGACGCGATCAGCGAGCGCACGGCCCGCATCGTCGACGGCCTCGCCGCCGAGGACGGCGCCGACCTGGTGGAACGGCTCGCACGGCGGCTGCCCGGCGAGGTGATCGGACACGTGCTGGGGCTGGATCCCCAGGACGTCCCGGCCGCCGTACGCGGCGGCTACCTCGCGACGGAACTGGCGTTTCGGCCTCTGGAGGAGGACGACCAGGCCGCGGCCGCACGGGAGATCGCGCAGCAGCAGCACCGGATGGACGACTACGTGCGCAGCCGCCGCGCCGAACCGCGCGACGACCTGGTCACCGGGTTCGTACACGCGCTCGCCCCCGGGGAAGGCGGACTCACCCGTGAGCAGCGCGGCGAGTGCGTGTCGTCGCTGCAGAACCTGCTGCTCGCCGGGCACCTGACCACCAGCGCGCTCATGGCGTCGACGCTGCTGCACCTGCTGCGCCACCGGGAGCAATGGGAGGCGCTGTGCGCGCACCCCGAGCTGATCCCCGACGCGGTGGAGGAATGCGCCCGGTTCGACGCGCCCATCCAGGGGTTCCGCCGCCGGGCCGTCCGCGACACCGCTCTGGGCGGCACCGCGCTACCGGAGGGCGCCGTCGTGTTCGTCTCCTTCGGCGCGGCCAACCGCGACCCGGCGCGGTTCTCCCGGCCCGACCGCCTCGACGTGACGCGGCGACCGCAGGGCCACGTGGGGTTCGGCCACGGTGTCCACGCCTGCCCGGGGGCGCGCCTGGCCCGCGCACAGCTGACGACCGTGCTGGACGAACTGACCCGGCGCCTTCCCAACGCACGGTTGGACCCCGGTTCCCGGATCCGGATGCTGCCCACCATGATCCACCGCTCCCCCGAGCGGCTGGACGTGCGATGGCAGCGGCGCCGACCCGGGCTGCCCTGA
- a CDS encoding DUF2277 domain-containing protein codes for MCRNIRRLHNCEPPATEAEVREAALQYVRKVSGSTRPSAANGAAFDRAVDAVAAATGELLDSLVTSAPPRSRDQDAARAKERAGRRDEDAAAPS; via the coding sequence ATGTGCCGAAACATCCGCCGCCTGCACAATTGCGAGCCGCCCGCCACCGAGGCCGAGGTCCGCGAGGCCGCCCTGCAGTACGTCCGCAAGGTGAGCGGAAGTACGCGCCCCTCGGCCGCGAACGGCGCGGCCTTCGACCGCGCGGTCGACGCGGTGGCCGCCGCGACCGGCGAGCTGCTGGACTCCCTGGTCACCTCGGCGCCGCCGCGTTCGCGCGACCAGGACGCCGCCCGCGCGAAGGAGCGTGCTGGCCGGCGCGACGAGGACGCGGCCGCGCCCTCCTGA
- a CDS encoding NAD(P)-dependent oxidoreductase, producing the protein MADIAVFGGSGMIGSRVVDEALSRGHTVTALARDRTRLPREDERLGAGVADVLDPDAVTRAARGRDVLVSAVGGGDGAGHRALVEPSARTIVEALRRLADPPRFIMVGGAGSLETGPDTRVWDTPGLTGDILATMHAHGEALEFLRSVTDVEWTSLSPPAVIEPGERTGAYRTDTRRLVADARGNSRISAEDYAVALVDEIESPRHRNERFTVGE; encoded by the coding sequence ATGGCCGACATCGCCGTCTTCGGCGGCAGCGGGATGATCGGGTCCCGCGTCGTCGACGAAGCGCTCTCCCGCGGGCACACCGTCACCGCCCTGGCCCGCGACCGCACCCGGCTGCCCCGCGAGGACGAGCGGCTCGGCGCCGGCGTCGCCGACGTGCTCGATCCCGACGCCGTCACCCGGGCCGCCCGCGGCCGCGACGTGCTGGTCAGCGCGGTCGGCGGCGGCGACGGCGCCGGCCACCGCGCGCTCGTCGAGCCTTCGGCCCGCACGATCGTGGAAGCTCTGCGGCGGTTGGCGGACCCGCCCCGCTTCATCATGGTCGGCGGCGCGGGAAGCCTGGAGACGGGACCGGACACGCGGGTGTGGGACACTCCCGGGCTGACCGGGGACATCCTCGCGACCATGCACGCCCACGGTGAGGCGCTGGAGTTCCTGCGCAGCGTCACCGACGTCGAATGGACCAGCCTCAGCCCGCCCGCGGTGATCGAGCCGGGCGAGCGTACCGGGGCCTACCGCACCGACACCCGCCGGCTCGTCGCCGACGCCCGGGGCAACAGCCGTATCAGCGCCGAGGACTACGCGGTGGCCCTGGTCGACGAGATCGAGTCGCCCCGCCACCGCAACGAGCGCTTCACCGTAGGGGAGTAG
- a CDS encoding transposase, translated as MLREEFPHPTSRLPTLWSASYFAASVGAVSADTVQRHIDTQWQRPRKKGGEQ; from the coding sequence GTGCTGCGTGAGGAGTTCCCGCATCCGACGTCGCGACTTCCGACGCTGTGGTCGGCGTCGTACTTCGCCGCGTCAGTAGGCGCCGTCAGCGCCGACACCGTCCAGCGCCACATCGACACCCAATGGCAGCGCCCGCGGAAGAAGGGAGGGGAACAGTGA